In Aspergillus luchuensis IFO 4308 DNA, chromosome 1, nearly complete sequence, the following are encoded in one genomic region:
- a CDS encoding NACHT and Ankyrin domain protein (COG:M;~EggNog:ENOG410PK0T;~InterPro:IPR002110,IPR027417,IPR007111,IPR036770, IPR020683;~PFAM:PF13857,PF05729,PF12796,PF13401,PF13606, PF13637,PF00023;~go_function: GO:0005515 - protein binding [Evidence IEA]), producing MPHVLRIIPSGEACAQPLALSPNMVDVHAVNCRLAQAAHSVRAAMRSLGGGRESQDSSHKAILAMSEIIDLLYQIREQLSSDEKWTIAQARLNALEELLNSFEITIATMEINFQPGGVGSRVYRKGLLEQTFIQRLEQYRMAFLVAMQPDSREKAAMEHQLRTSIRTFRDLEPEWLRQYPFCGEDFHCITSPVTSRNLMKFTGMCNRREQGTCQWIFQEESYKAWLFGSYRTLYFIGPAGAGKTFMAASVTENLRNTFALSDVAVVFLFCEDEKEDSPRSSISILENFLAQLVHRRGAASHTTAALYESEEFLRGQASAKAYQSAIRAEVNHFSKVFVIIDGLDSFGEKDRILNRFHKLPEHAQLLITLREARHEKDVCIPIMASQRDLETYIDARLGRDSGLTALLEQYPPEYELRDAVIAQVALRSRGLFLLAQLHMDLLSRCPDASVLQTTLLHLPNTLNDAYAESMKQLASHNLHASRCISWTLYAYRPLTVAELEYAVFFEPQNGAAQKQPSSFEHILYVETAGILIVDQITTTVHLVHRTAKEYLTGAAARVFFPTARKHIAETCLTVIASDEVVDDFYLNHRATPKISNSSLLAYAATYWGDHVRELPEEEQTTQVLIGTFLNKLCWRRPPIYEDYSEDDTDIFPELGLARYYPDWSALHVLAYFGITTKAKRLIEKGADVNANDNALGLTPLHCAAHRGHEEMVELLLDSKANINATSNEGYTAMHLAAEQGQRRIMRLLLSRRANSRTANRKGVTALHLAVGTALDEATVPLLIKSRSDMDAQNALTGNTTLHIAIELRRPRILLFLLEKGANLNVFNKQGLTPLQLAAKLDNCEALTMLLEKGSKVDFCSLTGLTALHIAAMENNWIAFDILIVGGADINTWDEDGETLLHKQARQASRSTVASHLLEQGANIEARTSQGYTPLQCAAMDGNKKMFFFLLDNGAKVDVETPKGETLLHITPPSSQDCLDILMTLLNMELDVSAISINGWTPLHQTVIMGTGAPDIEFDKTSEYIDLLLSHGADINAAAESPKGEAPLHLAAIATMQRPSLVSYLVSRGASVNCTTSEGKTPLHLAAEQGRNSIFQALLTAGADLTIKVPNPTTDDEEDSDDGDTPLDIARKHPLSSHWFDETGNLQLSVTGSQCGSLATPIEELDTDSESDGETHRSTSASVGDGESQWGSVVSTQVASTLSGA from the exons ATGCCACATGTACTCAGAATAATCCCGAGCGGAGAGGCTTGCGCTCAGCCGCTCGCTCTGTCTCCCAACATGGTTGACGTGCACGCCGTCAATTGCCGCCTTGCGCAAGCTGCTCATTCCGTACGAGCTGCCATGCGTTCCCTCGGTGGTGGACGGGAGTCACAGGATTCCTCCCATAAGGCCATTCTCGCTATGAGTGAGATCATAGACCTTTTATACCAGATCCGGGAACAACTGAGTTCAGACGAGAAATGGACTATCGCTCAGGCGCGGTTGAATGCCCTCGAGGAGCTCTTGAACTCCTTCGAAATTACGATCGCGACGATGGAGATCAATTTTCAGCCaggaggggtgggaagtCGTGTCTATAGAAAGGGCCTACTGGAACAGACGTTCATCCAACGGTTGGAACAATACAGGATGGCTTTCCTCGTCGCAATGCAGCCTGATTCCCG TGAGAAAGCTGCGATGGAGCACCAGCTACGAACCTCAATACGCACGTTCCGTGACTTGGAGCCCG AATGGCTGCGACAATACCCCTTTTGCGGGGAGGACTTCCACTGCATTACGAGTCCAGTCACGTCGAGAAACCTGATGAAATTTACTGGGATGTGCAATAGGCGGGAGCAGGGAACATGCCAGTGGATATTTCAGGAGGAGAGCTACAAGGCTTGGCTTTTTGGCTCCTACCGGACGTTATACTTCATCGGGCCAG CCGGTGCCGGGAAAACATTCATGGC TGCATCTGTTACCGAAAACCTGCGAAATACCTTTGCTCTCTCCGACGTTGCAGTAGTCTTCCTGTTCTGTGAggatgagaaagaagacagcCCGCGGTCTTCGATATCTATACTTGAAAACTTTCTTGCTCAACTTGTCCATCGCAGGGGTGCTGCATCGCATACGACTGCGGCCTTGTACGAATCCGAGGAGTTCTTACGGGGCCAAGCATCAGCAAAAGCTTACCAAAGCGCAATCCGGGCAGAAGTCAATCATTTCTCCAAAGTCTTTGTCATTATAGATGGACTAGACTCGTTTGGTGAAAAAGATCGTATACTAAATCGATTTCACAAGTTACCAGAGCACGCACAGTTGCTCATTACTCTACGTGAAGCACGGCATGAGAAGGATGTCTGCATACCTATCATGGCGTCTCAACGGGACCTCGAGACTTACATCGATGCTCGACTTGGCAGAGATTCTGGCCTTACGGCTCTTTTAGAACAATATCCTCCTGAATATGAACTCAGAGATGCAGTCATTGCGCAGGTGGCTCTGAGATCGCGTGGTTT GTTTCTCCTGGCCCAACTTCACATGGATCTTTTGTCAAGGTGCCCTGATGCGAGCGTACTTCAAACGACTTTGTTGCACCTACCGAATACCCTGAATGATGCTTATGCTGAATCGATGAAGCAGTTGGCAAGTCATAATCTCCATGCCAGCCGGTGCATTTCTTGGACACTATATGCCTACCGACCACTTACCGTGGCGGAGTTGGAATATGCTGTATTCTTTGAGCCTCAAAACGGCGCTGCTCAGAAACAGCCTTCTTCGTTCGAGCATATCCTTTACGTCGAAACCGCAGGCATTCTCATCGTTGATCAGATTACCACTACTGTCCATCTTGTCCACAGAACAGCGAAGGAATACTTGACGGGAGCAGCAGCGAGGGTGTTTTTCCCTACGGCGCGGAAACACATAGCTGAAACATGTCTCACTGTCATTGCGTCGGATGAGGTTGTGGATGACTTTTACCTGAATCACCGTGCAACCCCCAAAATCTCGAACAGCAGCCTTCTCGCCTATGCAGCCACCTATTGGGGAGATCATGTCCGTGAGCTccccgaagaagagcagacaACCCAGGTCCTTATTGGAACATTTCTCAACAAACTTTGCTGGAGGCGGCCTCCAATCTACGAAGATTACAGCGAGGATGATACCGATATATTTCCAGAACTGGGTCTGGCAAGATATTATCCTGACTGGAGTGCACTTCATGTCTTAGCCTACTTTGGAATAACAACGAAAGCCAAACGTCTAATAGAGAAAGGGGCTGACGTAAACGCCAACGACAACGCCTTAGGTCTCACGCCGCTTCACTGCGCTGCTCACCGTGGTCATGAAGAGATGGtagagcttcttcttgatagcAAAGCCAACATAAATGCAACCAGTAACGAAGGGTATACTGCAATGCACCTTGCTGCAGAACAAGGTCAGAGAAGAATAATGCGCCTTTTGCTTTCCAGACGCGCCAACTCCAGAACGGCCAATCGAAAAGGTGTTACGGCACTACATCTGGCTGTCGGAACGGCATTGGATGAAGCGACTGTGCCCCTACTTATCAAGAGCCGGTCTGACATGGACGCCCAGAATGCACTCACCGGAAATACAACGCTCCATATTGCTATAGAACTCAGGAGACCTcggattcttctttttcttctcgaaAAAGGTGCGAATCTGAACGTTTTCAACAAGCAAGGCCTCACTCCTTTGCAATTGGCTGCTAAGCTCGATAACTGTGAGGCACTTACTATGTTGCTTGAGAAGGGCTCAAAGGTCGACTTCTGCTCTTTGACGGGCTTGACAGCTTTGCACATTGCCGCCATGGAGAATAACTGGATAGCCTTTGACATACTGATAGTCGGGGGAGCGGACATCAATACATGGGACGAGGATGGTGAAACGCTGCTCCATAAGCAAGCACGGCAGGCGTCAAGATCAACTGTTGCGTCCCATCTCCTAGAACAAGGAGCCAACATCGAGGCCCGCACCTCACAAGGCTACACACCGCTACAGTGTGCGGCCATGGATGGAAACAAGAAGATGTTCTTTTTCCTGTTAGACAATGGCGCAAAGGTCGACGTTGAAACACCCAAAGGAGAGACACTCCTCCACATAACACCTCCCTCTAGCCAAGACTGTCTAGACATCCTCATGACGCTCCTGAACATGGAACTGGACGTCTCGGCAATTTCCATCAATGGCTGGACACCTCTCCATCAAACAGTAATTATGGGCACAGGTGCCCCAGACATTGAGTTCGACAAGACATCGGAATACATagatctcctcctctcgcATGGCGCCGATATAAACGCTGCTGCGGAATCACCGAAAGGTGAAGCACCACTACACCTTGCAGCTATAGCGACCATGCAGCGACCATCCTTGGTGTCCTATCTTGTCAGCCGTGGTGCTTCCGTCAATTGCACGACGAGCGAAGGGAAAACACCCCTCCATTTGGCCGCTGAACAAGGCCGCAATTCAATTTTCCAGGCTCTCCTCACTGCGGGAGCAGACTTGACTATCAAAGTTCCAAACCCTACtaccgacgacgaggaggattcCGACGATGGGGATACTCCTCTGGATATAGCTCGAAAGCACCCACTGAGTTCCCACTGGTTCGACGAAACGGGCAATTTGCAGCTGTCCGTAACTGGCAGCCAGTGCGGCAGTCTAGCAACACCAATCGAGGAGCTCGACACAGATTCAGAAAGTGATGGCGAAACCCACCGGTCGACCTCGGCTTCAGTTGGAGACGGAGAATCACAGTGGGGATCAGTGGTTTCCACACAGGTGGCCTCTACACTTAGCGGAGCATAG
- the ATG5 gene encoding autophagy protein 5 (COG:U;~EggNog:ENOG410PMQQ;~InterPro:IPR042527,IPR007239,IPR042526;~PFAM:PF04106;~go_component: GO:0005737 - cytoplasm [Evidence IEA];~go_process: GO:0006914 - autophagy [Evidence IEA]), which produces MDSKVTLGSIQKAVWAGKLPLQITLAPSESRTFDQTDPYLISCPRISYLPSLLPRLRAFFGPSLIDPGSRPHEGWFSFEGVPLKWHYPVGLLYDLYAGADPASKGGADTDLASTSDEDPLPWRLVVHFSDWPDEELVRLDADGIVMHDAFINSVKEADFLRNGTAKGIMTLSREDSAGLWKSVRDVDLPNFQRISNILLPPQSQPFRNIPVRFFLPLPPDSDSPSLKVVQSPIPPTIQPISGPSASVMASQSILSTSRGPQPQTIGSALHSLLPHLFPSRRTPVLAKPVLHGAAVPMGAPLDEVVRCSGYGDGWLYIVIRMMG; this is translated from the exons ATGGATTCGAAAGTCACTTTAGGCAGCATCCAGAAAGCCGTCTGGGCCGGAAAGCTACCCTTACAAATCACCTTGGCTCCATCAGAGAGCCGTACATTTGACCAAACAGATCCATACCTA ATCTCCTGTCCCCGCATATCATACCTACCATCGCTTCTCCCAAGGCTGAGAGCTTTCTTCGGCCCCTCCCTCATTGATCCCGGCTCCCGCCCACACGAAGGCTGGTTCTCCTTCGAGGGCGTTCCATTGAAATGGCACTACCCAGTTGGCCTCCTTTATGACCTTTATGCTGGAGCTGATCCTGCCTCTAAAGGGGGTGCTGACACTGACTTGGCATCTACATCGGATGAAGACCCTTTACCATGGCGTCTAGTCGTGCATTTCAGCGACTGGCCCGATGAAGAACTCGTCCGACTTGATGCGGATGGGATAGTGATGCATGATGCTTTCATCAATAGTGTCAAAGAGGCAGATTTCCTGAGGAACGGGACCGCCAAAGGAATTATGACTCTTTCCAGGGAAGATTCGGCGGGGCTCTGGAAGTCAGTCAGAGATG TGGACCTGCCGAACTTCCAGCGAATATCCAACATTCTCCTACCACCACAGTCACAACCATTCCGCAACATTCCCGTCCggttctttctccccctcccgccGGACTCAGACTCGCCATCTCTCAAAGTAGTCCAATCTCCTATTCCACCAACAATCCAACCGATCTCCGGACCCAGCGCCAGTGTCATGGCGAGCCAATCCATCCTAAGCACATCCAGAGGGCCTCAACCACAGACCATAGGGTCAGCACTTCACTCACTCCTACCGCATCTATTTCCTAGTCGAAGGACACCTGTACTGGCGAAACCAGTGCTGCATGGTGCCGCAGTGCCAATGGGGGCCCCGTTAGACGAAGTGGTGAGGTGCTCAGGGTATGGCGACGGGTGGCTTTACATTGTGATCAGGATGATGGGGTAA
- a CDS encoding uncharacterized protein (COG:K;~EggNog:ENOG410PFWM;~InterPro:IPR036864,IPR021858,IPR001138;~PFAM:PF00172,PF11951;~go_function: GO:0000981 - DNA-binding transcription factor activity, RNA polymerase II-specific [Evidence IEA];~go_function: GO:0008270 - zinc ion binding [Evidence IEA];~go_process: GO:0006355 - regulation of transcription, DNA-templated [Evidence IEA]) has protein sequence MSAPMASSSSLPVLGDPIISDRDSPEATASPAAADNTEVTGSSEAPQASDKPSGSSNGKSRQRSRSGCFTCRVRRKKCDEFRPNCAACTKLGLRCEYRTPQWWATVEMRKRQKERIKQRIRQTKIMEKEGGLQEYRDRISALARRPPVNAPPRTPRPAFAELPRAVSQSLPTPVSPGDDQLKSQQDAVLQSMGLGSSPTLPQGTSSVPVNTFTLPILGSSSHTSALPPTPTSALSTPSFPQSPAYSHSWSMMSSPAMPTSASSGLSHLPPSTPLLSSTEWSQPSLSPVQSSSQQSFNPVDGGAPLFGGAQKPPLSETLRSLISVGDRALPLLDHFADHVVHLVFPILEVRPGPALHTKEILDLMQTNKSYLHCCLSASAIHLKNSLRLDDQMDHDIMEHRFTAINYLTEMLDNSTGHSQVMDATLGLIYYHSSVATTEDYLSDIPWSYHFQGVSNLIKKLNCAPSPMNITLVAWVDILGATMIGKTPQFSHTYRQKHTCGISSGLQHMMGCDDRLMYLISEIACLESLWNSGVIDEQSLFQHVSAMNDQINWTEATESPIGALYDVSGAIQSEELAKLVTAIFRIAVRLYLHSLLPNFDSYDATVLSWVAAMGDLLQTIPAGPSGFDRCLAWPLFIAGLYSAPPSLFRKTLAERIAALRFLGDFGSIGRMYQVLKEVWRLSDETGRIPGSGTRPPKKPTNPTLSDTTTHPSQLMQRVQEVEEAGDLEEQEADELEQQEVEEPQQESKYIHWREVMRSRKWEYLLL, from the exons ATGTCTGCTCCAAtggcatcttcttccagcctGCCGGTCTTGGGCGACCCCATCATCTCGGATAGGGACAGTCCGGAAGCCACTGCTAGTCCGGCAGCGGCGGACAATACGGAGGTCACTGGCAGTTCAGAGGCGCCCCAGGCTTCTGACAAGCCAAGCGGATCCTCCAATGGCAAGTCCAGACAGAGGTCTCGCTCAG GCTGCTTCACCTGTCGggtgaggagaaagaaatgcGACGAGTTTCGTCCAAACTGCGCCGCATGCACTAAGCTTGGGCTGAGGTGTGAATACCGGACTCCTCAGTGGTGGGCAACGGTGGAGATGCgcaagaggcagaaggaGCGGATAAAGCAGAGAATAAGGCAGACCAAGatcatggagaaggagggtgggCTTCAAG AGTATCGGGATCGGATTTCAGCACTCGCCCGGCGCCCTCCTGTCAATGCGCCCCCTCGCACCCCCCGCCCCGCGTTCGCAGAGCTCCCCAGAGCTGTCAGTCAGTCTCTCCCGACGCCTGTAAGCCCCGGTGATGACCAGTTGAAGTCCCAGCAGGATGCCGTGCTTCAGAGTATGGGTCTGGGTTCGTCCCCGACCTTGCCTCAAGGCACTTCGTCCGTTCCGGTCAACACGTTCACATTACCCATCCTGGGGTCTTCCTCACACACGTCAGCACTTCCTCCCACTCCGACGTCGGCCCTCTCGACTCCGTCTTTCCCTCAGTCCCCGGCTTATTCCCACTCTTGGTCCATGATGTCGAGTCCAGCTATGCCGACGTCTGCGTCTTCCGGTCTTTCGCATCTgcctccctcaacccctctcctctccagcACTGAGTGGAGTCAGCCAAGTCTCAGTCCCGTACAGTCAAGTTCGCAGCAGTCCTTCAACCCTGTGGACGGTGGTGCTCCACTGTTCGGAGGTGCCCAGAAGCCTCCTCTATCAGAGACCTTGCGCAGCTTGATTTCGGTAGGAGACCGTGCCCTTCCACTTCTCGACCACTTCGCCGACCATGTTGTGCATCTCGTTTTCCCCATCCTCGAAGTGAGACCCGGTCCTGCTTTGCATACCAAGGAAATCCTCGATTTGATGCAGACGAACAAGTCCTATCTCCACTGCTGCCTGAGTGCATCTGCGATCCACCTGAAGAACAGTCTCCGCCTCGACGACCAAATGGATCATGACATTATGGAGCATCGTTTCACCGCAATCAACTATCTCACTGAGATGTTGGACAACAGCACCGGCCACTCACAGGTAATGGATGCGACACTCGGTCTGATCTACTATCACTCGTCGGTTGCCACCACGGAAGACTACTTGTCCGACATCCCTTGGAGCTACCACTTCCAGGGTGTCTCGAACCTCATCAAGAAGCTCAACTGCGCACCCAGTCCCATGAATATCACACTCGTTGCTTGGGTAGATATTCTTGGAGCTACAATGATCGGTAAAACGCCCCAGTTTTCCCACACTTATCGCCAAAAGCACACGTGCGGCATAAGCTCTGGGCTGCAGCATATGATGGGTTGTGATGATCGCCTCATGTACCTGATTTCGGAGATTGCGTGTCTCGAGTCCCTGTGGAACAGCGGAGTCATTGATGAGCAGTCACTATTCCAGCATGTCTCGGCCATGAATGACCAGATCAACTGGACAGAAGCCACCGAGTCCCCAATTGGGGCACTTTACGATGTTAGCGGGGCCATCCAGTCAGAAGAGTTGGCCAAGCTTGTGACAGCCATCTTCCGTATCGCTGTTCGCCTTTACCTGCACAGCCTCCTTCCCAATTTCGACAGCTACGACGCGACCGTCTTGAGCTGGGTTGCAGCTATGGGTGATCTTCTGCAGACTATTCCGGCCGGGCCTAGTGGCTTTGATCGCTGCCTGGCCTGGCCTTTGTTCATCGCTGGTCTGTACTCCGCTCCTCCCAGTCTCTTCCGGAAGACCCTGGCAGAGAGAATTGCAGCACTGCGGTTCCTAGGCGACTTTGGGAGTATTGGTCGGATGTATCAAGTCCTGAAGGAGGTCTGGAGGCTTTCAGACGAGACTGGTCGTATTCCTGGAAGCGGTACCAGGCCTCCCAAGAAGCCGACCAATCCCACTCTCAGTGATACCACCACTCATCCATCGCAGCTGATGCAGCGGGTGCAGGAAGTCGAGGAAGCCGGGGATCTCGAAGAGCAGGAAGCCGACGAGTTGGAGCAacaggaagtggaagagcCCCAGCAGGAGTCCAAGTATATCCACTGGCGAGAGGTCATGCGGAGTAGGAAGTGGGAATACCTACTGCTCTAG
- a CDS encoding uncharacterized protein (COG:S;~EggNog:ENOG410PJCT;~InterPro:IPR013761,IPR001849,IPR001660;~PFAM:PF18016,PF00536,PF07647;~go_function: GO:0005515 - protein binding [Evidence IEA]) — translation MSTQLAYDGSLPGLRKSEAASYYAARASFGRPLSQETIMEESDHGDDDDDNDDDLSYLDDSPFTSVASFGTGSVSSASTPNEATTPDSTGLTAFDFHIDEKAVRGPNGPHLFRPSADLSDFYSNYGETEMGWESRPPSAMAPFYQSASKLDPVRRDTPVPNRATSTPQPQLQPQRLFQSPAPTQSSVQSRERHRPQQLQLHDQSRSISSQSTVSTEGEIRQWSPDDVVKWLHARGFDTGVVETFYMNDISGSILLELQNEDLKELGVQSFGKRHNIMNAIKTLRDPPRSASVGTFRSSEIASVPPTPRTHSSGSTSDCQSGSGSDSYKSAGFSENRRRRQHGGSAPHKPEDLNTENPVSIVAIEQVLPKLHSCSKGENCRKWQKQQEKLSKLSQDLPIGNVNGRIVLTGDPGNPKTAPNLIKSPKSEITPSLIASSDVMGPLRTPGLASLCKEKLNEVQPRDPQENVRNFLSFQHLRKIQAVNDPVTPPKEVLETEEPCTSPRANPTLSENLRHLPKLMIPGTQDRLSDYTPELSSQRTVTQEYPTAIHRGYDSYGYDTSESPADFYRSDPHYAQGTPYSETDVPLTAVPAGLVPREDSQSVPPNMRFGSDRLVLADPIHRSASVQPGTHRRNTSSDERPTLRPIETPEEYSRTPRMGYNSPTRRSPNDVTHSGWMKKRKTTRLLRHEWEENLYTLKGTQLAKHSNEAPTQRHSKALEYIDVDDYAVACSSLASSSKLTAAFKKTVLKRKNSTQNDSAFSFSLIPATGAGNSQVDKKALFLHTGKSHHFAVKTRDERIDWMRELMLAKALKRGREGSVDPSNNFI, via the exons ATG TCAACCCAGTTAGCCTACGATGGCAGCCTACCTGGCTTGCGGAAAAGTGAAGCGGCTTCATACTATGCCGCCAGAGCTTCCTTTGGCCGACCCCTCTCCCAAGAGACGATCATGGAGGAATCagatcatggtgatgacgatgacgataacGATGATGATCTGAGTTACCTTGATGATTCCCCTTTCACAAGCGTCGCCTCG TTCGGGACTGGAAGTGTCTCCTCCGCTTCTACCCCAAATGAGGCAACCACACCTGACTCCACTGGGCTGACGGCGTTTGATTTTCACATCGATGAAAAGGCCGTCAGGGGCCCAAATGGTCCTCATCTGTTTCGGCCGTCTGCGGATCTCTCAGACTTCTACAGTAACTACGGAGAGACTGAAATGGGCTGGGAAAGTCGGCCTCCAAGTGCCATGGCACCTTTCTACCAGTCCGCTTCCAAGCTCGATCCTGTTAGAAGAGATACTCCTGTTCCTAACCGTGCTACATCCACACCACAACCTCAACTACAACCACAACGTTTGTTTCAATCCCCAGCTCCAACCCAGTCTTCGGTTCAATCCCGGGAGCGACACCGGCCCCAACAACTTCAACTTCATGACCAATCTCGCTCTATATCTAGTCAGAGCACAGTCTCCACTGAAGGCGAAATTCGACAGTGGTCTCCTGACGATGTGGTCAAGTGGCTGCATGCCCGCGGGTTTGACACGGGCGTCGTCGAGACTTTCTATATGAATGACATCTCTGGATCTATTCTTCTTGAACTTCAGAATGAAGACCTGAAGGAACTGGGTGTCCAGTCTTTTGGCAAGCGTCACAACATCATGAATGCTATCAAAACCCTTCGGGATCCTCCAAGATCTGCCTCTGTAGGAACTTTCAGATCCTCAGAGATTGCATCTGTTCCGCCAACCCCGCGCACTCACAGCAGTGGGTCAACCTCCGATTGCCAGTCAGGCTCAGGATCCGACAGCTACAAATCCGCAGGATTCAGTGAGAATCGCCGCCGTCGTCAACATGGCGGTTCTGCTCCACATAAACCCGAGGACCTGAACACTGAGAACCCAGTCTCAATTGTCGCAATTGAGCAGGTCTTGCCCAAATTACACAGCTGCTCAAAGGGGGAGAATTGCCGCAAGTGGCAAAAACAGCAAGAAAAGCTTTCAAAGCTCTCGCAGGATCTCCCTATCGGTAACGTCAATGGCAGAATTGTTCTGACGGGCGACCCTGGAAACCCGAAGACAGCGCCAAACCTGATCAAATCACCCAAATCAGAAATTACTCCTTCTCTCATCGCTTCGTCTGATGTTATGGGCCCGTTACGCACACCCGGACTTGCCAGTCTGTGCAAAGAGAAACTCAACGAGGTGCAACCCAGAGACCCGCAAGAAAACGTGAGAAACTTTTTGAGCTTCCAGCACCTGCGCAAGATTCAAGCAGTCAACGATCCTGTCACTCCTCCAAAGGAGGTTCTTGAGACGGAAGAACCTTGCACATCTCCAAGGGCGAACCCCACTCTCTCCGAGAatcttcgtcatctcccGAAACTGATGATTCCGGGTACGCAAGACCGGTTGTCCGATTACACCCCAGAGCTGTCCTCTCAAAGGACTGTTACACAAGAGTATCCAACTGCCATTCATAGGGGGTATGACTCTTATGGCTATGATACTTCTGAATCACCTGCCGACTTCTATCGCAGCGACCCTCATTATGCGCAAGGTACTCCTTACTCCGAGACGGATGTTCCTCTGACTGCCGTTCCTGCCGGGCTCGTGCCGCGAGAGGACTCTCAGTCCGTCCCTCCGAACATGCGCTTCGGATCAGACCGGCTTGTTCTAGCCGATCCTATTCATCGCTCTGCATCAGTGCAACCTGGGACTCACCGTCGCAACACTTCCTCCGATGAGCGACCCACACTGAGGCCAATTGAAACCCCCGAGGAGTACTCGAGAACCCCTCGGATGGGTTACAACTCGCCCACCAGACGGTCCCCGAATGATGTCACCCACAGTggctggatgaagaagcggaagacaACACGCCTTCTCCGCCATGAATGGGAAGAAAACCTTTACACCCTGAAGGGCACTCAGCTTGCCAAGCACTCTAACGAGGCCCCAACGCAGCGCCACTCTAAAGCGCTGGAGTACATTGATGTTGACGACTATGCTGTTGCATGCTCGTCGCTTGCGTCAAGCTCCAAACTCACGGCTGCCTTCAAGAAAACTGTCTTGAAGCGCAAGAACAGCACTCAGAATGATtctgccttttctttctccctgaTCCCCGCCACTGGAGCTGGCAACAGCCAGGTGGATAAAAAGGCATTGTTCCTACATACCGGAAAGAGCCACCATTTCGCTGTTAAGACCCGGGATGAGCGCATCGACTGGATGAGAGAGCTTATGCTTGCAAAGGCTCTGAAGCGCGGTCGCGAAGGAAGTGTTGATCCGAGTAACAACTTCATTTAA